A section of the Triticum dicoccoides isolate Atlit2015 ecotype Zavitan chromosome 7A, WEW_v2.0, whole genome shotgun sequence genome encodes:
- the LOC119332688 gene encoding DNA-directed RNA polymerase III subunit RPC8-like, whose translation MFVLSQIEHNLPMPPHLLNRPLVDAIKAELERLFLDKVVANLGLCVSVYDILAVEGGFIFPGEGCSTYKVSFRLLMFRPFIGEVLVGKISGYDEKGLQVSLDFFTDICIPGHLMQFGTVRGEDGRWALKTEDGDELHLDIDDEIRFLASSIKYPPIPVEQKEDDKPFAPMQINGSIKGDGLGLLAWWAAVEGEEEEEGEGDGEGEEEQEQ comes from the exons ATGTTTGTTCTGAGCCAGATCGAGCACAACCTGCCCATGCCTCCGCACTTGCTGAATCGCCCTCTCGTTGACGCCATCAAGGCCGAGCTTGAGAGGCTCTTCCTGGATAAG GTGGTTGCAAATCTCGGTCTCTGCGTGTCCGTCTATGACATCCTTGCCGTTGAAGGTGGATTCATCTTTCCTGGAGAGGGCTGCTCGACGTATAAA GTTTCCTTTAGGTTATTGATGTTTAGGCCCTTTATTGGGGAGGTTCTTGTTGGGAAGATCAGCGGATATGATGAGAAGGGATTGCAAG TTTCACTTGATTTTTTCACCGATATATGCATCCCGGGACACTTGATGCAGTTTGGCACAGTGAG GGGGGAAGATGGTAGGTGGGCGTTGAAGACTGAAGATGGTGATGAACTTCATCTTGACATTGATGATGAG ATACGATTCTTGGCATCTAGCATAAAATACCCACCTATACCAGTTGAGCAAAAGGAGGATGACAAGCCATTTGCTCCAATGCAGATCAAT GGGAGTATTAAAGGagatggtcttggccttcttgcttgGTGGGCGGCAGTAGAgggcgaggaagaggaagagggtgaGGGAGATGGTGAGGGTGAggaagagcaagagcaatag